Proteins found in one Limanda limanda chromosome 18, fLimLim1.1, whole genome shotgun sequence genomic segment:
- the baalcb gene encoding brain and acute leukemia cytoplasmic protein — translation MGCGGSRTDALEPRYLESWTKETESTWLTSTDTDIPLSSIQSIPSENSEAGFASEKTISPVPDFFDDGLPPPAQAYLKVCSAVSEVSLNDVKPSSPPAILPSPPKEEVLPSSGTTVQRRSVLHTEEITKWQDNRMSTKQVTITVTQSIHQMDKNGKVKKSLTTYEVMKPVESLKQVATQNT, via the exons ATGGGCTGCGGCGGCAGCAGGACGGACGCTCTGGAGCCTCGCTACCTGGAGAGCTGGACCAAAGAGACGGAGTCAACGTGGCTGACCAGCACCGACACCGACATCCCCCTGTCGTCCATCCAGAGCATCCCCTCTGAGAACTCCGAGGCCGGCTTTGCTTCTGAGAAAACAATCAGCCCGG ttCCAGATTTCTTTGATGAcggcctccctcctcctgctcaggcGTACCTGAAGGTCTGCTCCGCCGTGTCGGAAGTCAGTCTGAATGATGTGAAACCCAGCAGCCCTCCTGCCATCCTGCCATCGCCGCCCAAAGAGGAGGTGCTGCCTTCGTCTGGCACCACGGTGCAGCGGCGGAGCGTTCTGCACACTGAAGAAATC ACAAAATGGCAGGACAATCGGATGTCCACAAAGCAGGTGACCATCACGGTGACGCAGAGCATCCATCAGATGGACAAGAACGGGAAGGTGAAGAAGTCACTCACCACCTACGAGGTGATGAAACCTGTGGAGAGTCTGAAACAGGTGGCCACACAAAACACTTGA